The genomic region AAGCCAAGACGTTGTGCTCTTCTCATGTTCTTCGTTGGCACTGCTATCCTTTGGGGGTTCGAAGGCCACCACACTCCCCTGGCAGCCTGTAGGAGGTTCACACAGACTCTTGCAAATATGAGAGTCACCAAATTCCATTTCTTGACTGTTACTGATAGCTTCCACACGGTAATGCTCCCTCGTTCTTGCACTGCAGTACAGGAGGTTTGTACCGTTGTTGCGGGCCACTTCTGCCACCTCACACTCTCCTGTCTTCTGTTTCCAGAGGATACTTCCTTTGTGCCAGCTCTTACCATGGTCGTTACTGTAGAAAATAAAAGAATGAGGTTTTGTTTTCCAAGGAATGGGAAGGCAGCAGAAGCGGGAGTGTatgtaatagaggtaagcaggtaCTATCAACCTTCCAGATGTTGATTGAATGCCGTGCCCAGGACCCACTGCTAGTGTGGCACAGTCCTTGAGCTCATTTCCTACAACTTCCTCAGTAAGATCATGCAACGTGCTCCAAGTTTTACCATAATCACTACTTGTTACGAAGCAAAGTCTGGCCGCATTCCTGCCAGTGAAGATCTGTCTCATTTCAGAACTATTTGTGCGAACACAGATGAAAAAGAGGAATACTGTCCCACTCCACGCATCATACACAGGGCAAGGGTTCATGGTTCGATGACCTGGTAACTTGGCAGATGCCACTGAAGTAATGTCCTCCCACTACAAGTGAAAGAAAACAGAAGTGTTATTTTCAAAAACCAAATATATCTTCATATTGTtagcaatggtcatgtttcatcACAATTTTAACCCATGAACATAGTGGTTTGTTCATtagtataaagaagaaaaaaaatcaggtaaAAATGTATCATGAGGATATCCAGTGCTAATACCTTATTTGtaatgcttattattattattattattattattaagaggATGTTCGATGTAACCATATGAGCATTTGGTGCCAGTCACAATATTCATCCACTTTCAAATAGTCAGATCAACTAGCTAAAAACAAATGATGCTCCCATCCTATGACAGGAGTGGGCTAACTGCGGCCCACTGAGGTCATACCCCTGCTTCTTTGGTACCCTCTCATACCAACTGCAGACTCTCCTAGTCACAATGTATTGCACTCTTGTTTAGCCTAGCCCTAGTCTGAATCCCACTATGCTACCATAGAAGTCTCTGCTCTGCCAGTGTAGACGCCTTCATTATTAGCCtgttattttaaatatgtttattttaatatatgttttcacTGCTTTTCACTTTGTCTTTGCCTACTCGAAGCACAGTTACCATGGGGTGGCCTGCTGAGCAGTTACAACTGTTAGTCACTCGGCTGTTTTATTTAGCATGTTTATGTTCAGCAGGTAATTTCGTACTCACTGCTTTAAATCAGCTTGTAAAAATCTTCCTGCTAGCCAGGA from Pelobates fuscus isolate aPelFus1 chromosome 1, aPelFus1.pri, whole genome shotgun sequence harbors:
- the LOC134572767 gene encoding sialidase-3-like; the protein is MAGSDSPDLVTLFHQEPSGITYRIPALIYVPEPHTFLAFSEKRSSPSDQDALCIVMRRGVKTYEAIHWEDITSVASAKLPGHRTMNPCPVYDAWSGTVFLFFICVRTNSSEMRQIFTGRNAARLCFVTSSDYGKTWSTLHDLTEEVVGNELKDCATLAVGPGHGIQSTSGRLIVPAYLYYIHSRFCCLPIPWKTKPHSFIFYSNDHGKSWHKGSILWKQKTGECEVAEVARNNGTNLLYCSARTREHYRVEAISNSQEMEFGDSHICKSLCEPPTGCQGSVVAFEPPKDSSANEEHEKSTTSWLLYSHPTSRKKRVNLGVYLNKSTLVPSVWTQPWIINKGPSGYSDLVVCQDSHIFGCLYECGLNACEKINFMKFTMEELLKNISTL